A genomic stretch from Frankiaceae bacterium includes:
- a CDS encoding 2'-5' RNA ligase family protein: MARRNIGVAIEVPQPYGGHLQRWRQRLGDPLALRVPPHVTLLPPTGIPAERLEVVEEHLRRIAAEESAFAITLRGTGTFRPVSPVTFVQLAAGISACERLEARVRSGPLFRELKFNYHPHVTVAQDVDEAALERGFAELATYTATFDVWGFTLFEEGPDKVWRPQRDFPFGHGVPGPASG; encoded by the coding sequence GTGGCCCGTCGCAACATCGGGGTCGCCATCGAGGTGCCGCAGCCGTACGGCGGCCACCTCCAGCGCTGGCGCCAGCGCCTCGGCGACCCGCTCGCCCTGCGCGTGCCGCCGCACGTCACGCTCCTGCCGCCGACGGGCATCCCCGCCGAACGCCTCGAGGTCGTCGAGGAGCACCTGCGCCGGATCGCGGCGGAGGAGAGCGCGTTCGCGATCACGCTGCGGGGGACAGGGACGTTCCGGCCGGTGTCGCCGGTGACGTTCGTGCAGCTGGCGGCGGGGATCTCGGCCTGCGAACGCCTCGAGGCGCGCGTGCGGAGCGGCCCGCTGTTCCGCGAGCTGAAGTTCAACTACCACCCGCACGTCACCGTCGCGCAGGACGTCGACGAGGCGGCGCTGGAACGCGGCTTCGCCGAGCTGGCGACGTACACCGCGACGTTCGACGTCTGGGGCTTCACGCTGTTCGAGGAGGGCCCGGACAAGGTCTGGCGGCCCCAGCGCGACTTCCCGTTCGGCCACGGAGTGCCGGGACCGGCCAGCGGGTAG
- a CDS encoding YihY/virulence factor BrkB family protein, which produces MKNLLNGAKTAFQHRRDAWGWFDHLIRAGQRYKADHGDRLAASLTMYLILALLPLMLLATSVLGYVLANDPDKQAEIFAKITDVIPGIGVQLSEALGTVKDKRGTLGLVGLGGLLFSGLGGIDALRDALRLMWHHNVDAGNFFKKKATDVVTVFVLAGALAVSFVVSALATGGAGALLDRVGVEGSWAKGILSVLSFLLGVGVDAVLFLVLFKWLPRVDWPLRRLVRGAVFGGVLFGVLKIAGAWYVGRTATKSSALYGSIGTAVAVLVGLYLVSRAILFTAAWTVTAAGWDDVEPSGTASPEAAREADIPVEAARQPGKAHDPHRLDPLSGSGSDRRDGEDRRKEPVGAAPAVPKSDPVEARQTRREAGLAGRAATGFVMTLVAVLGLYGLRSLRRG; this is translated from the coding sequence ATGAAGAACCTGCTCAACGGCGCCAAGACGGCGTTCCAGCACCGCCGCGACGCCTGGGGGTGGTTCGACCACCTGATCCGCGCCGGGCAGCGCTACAAGGCCGACCACGGCGACCGGCTGGCCGCCTCGCTGACGATGTACCTCATCCTCGCGCTGCTGCCGTTGATGCTGCTGGCGACGTCCGTGCTCGGCTACGTCCTCGCGAACGACCCCGATAAGCAGGCCGAGATCTTCGCCAAGATCACCGACGTGATCCCCGGCATCGGCGTCCAGCTCTCCGAGGCGCTCGGCACGGTGAAGGACAAGCGCGGCACGCTCGGCCTCGTCGGTCTCGGCGGTCTGCTGTTCTCCGGGCTGGGCGGCATCGACGCCCTGCGCGACGCGCTGCGGCTCATGTGGCACCACAACGTCGACGCGGGCAACTTCTTCAAGAAGAAGGCCACCGACGTCGTCACGGTGTTCGTGCTGGCAGGGGCGCTGGCGGTGTCGTTCGTCGTCTCGGCGCTCGCCACGGGCGGCGCCGGCGCCCTGCTCGACCGCGTGGGCGTCGAGGGCTCGTGGGCCAAGGGCATCCTCAGCGTCCTCTCGTTCCTCCTCGGCGTCGGCGTGGACGCCGTGCTGTTCCTCGTGCTCTTCAAGTGGCTGCCGCGCGTGGACTGGCCGCTGCGCAGGCTGGTCCGCGGCGCGGTGTTCGGCGGCGTGCTGTTCGGCGTGCTGAAGATCGCCGGGGCCTGGTACGTCGGCCGCACCGCCACCAAGTCCTCCGCCCTGTACGGCTCCATCGGCACCGCCGTGGCCGTCCTCGTCGGCCTGTACCTCGTCAGCCGCGCGATCCTCTTCACCGCCGCCTGGACCGTGACCGCGGCCGGGTGGGACGACGTCGAGCCCTCAGGTACGGCGTCCCCTGAGGCCGCGCGCGAGGCGGACATCCCCGTGGAGGCGGCGCGCCAGCCGGGCAAGGCGCACGACCCGCACAGGCTCGACCCGCTCAGCGGCTCAGGCTCGGACCGGCGCGACGGCGAGGACCGGCGCAAGGAGCCCGTCGGCGCGGCTCCCGCCGTGCCGAAGAGCGACCCGGTCGAGGCGCGGCAGACGCGCCGCGAGGCGGGGCTGGCGGGGCGCGCGGCGACGGGCTTCGTCATGACGCTGGTCGCGGTGCTCGGCCTCTACGGGCTGCGGTCGCTGCGCCGCGGCTGA
- a CDS encoding NAD(P)H-binding protein produces the protein MILVAGGTGFLGRAIVAALRHEGHEVRVLSRGGKANPWLNDRGVSLVEGDVREAATLNDAMTGCDTVVIAVQFPGHPVEVPAKGLTYDEFDRKGTENLVAAAKKAGVTRLVYMSGVNVGQGRSEEWFVAKDRAEAAVQGSGIAYTIIRPSWVYGPRDKSLNRFALFARTLPFVPLPGPGTAKVQPVHVDDVGLTVAAALRTPAAENQVIEIGGPQLLSFRQIVRVMLGVMGKKRALLPTPTPVVKMGAALLYRLPGKVLSPRAVDFVNADGPADCRALKELLGITPRPLAEGISYLNRR, from the coding sequence ATGATCCTCGTTGCCGGCGGCACCGGCTTCCTCGGCCGGGCCATCGTCGCGGCGCTGCGCCACGAAGGCCACGAGGTCCGTGTTCTCTCCCGCGGCGGCAAGGCCAACCCGTGGCTGAACGACCGCGGCGTCAGCCTCGTCGAGGGCGACGTCCGCGAGGCCGCGACGCTCAACGACGCGATGACCGGCTGCGACACCGTCGTCATCGCGGTGCAGTTCCCCGGGCACCCCGTCGAGGTGCCGGCCAAGGGGCTGACGTACGACGAGTTCGACCGCAAGGGCACCGAGAACCTCGTCGCCGCCGCCAAGAAGGCCGGCGTGACGCGCCTCGTCTACATGTCGGGCGTCAACGTGGGGCAGGGGCGCAGCGAGGAGTGGTTCGTCGCGAAGGACCGCGCCGAGGCGGCGGTGCAGGGCAGCGGGATCGCGTACACGATCATCCGTCCGTCCTGGGTCTACGGGCCGCGCGACAAGTCGCTGAACAGGTTCGCGCTGTTCGCGCGGACGCTGCCGTTCGTGCCGCTGCCGGGGCCCGGCACCGCGAAGGTGCAGCCGGTCCACGTCGACGACGTCGGCCTCACGGTCGCGGCGGCGCTGCGCACGCCCGCCGCGGAGAACCAGGTCATCGAGATCGGCGGGCCGCAGCTGCTGTCGTTCCGCCAGATCGTGCGCGTCATGCTCGGAGTCATGGGCAAGAAGCGCGCGCTGCTGCCCACGCCGACGCCGGTCGTGAAGATGGGCGCCGCGCTGCTCTACCGGCTGCCGGGGAAGGTGCTGTCGCCGCGCGCGGTCGACTTCGTCAACGCCGACGGGCCGGCCGACTGCCGCGCGCTGAAGGAACTGCTGGGGATCACGCCGCGGCCGCTGGCCGAGGGGATCTCGTACCTGAACCGCCGTTAG